From the Nitrospira sp. CR1.1 genome, one window contains:
- a CDS encoding molybdopterin-dependent oxidoreductase, whose translation MQVSVSRRQFLKISAGTVAAVAVADKVLALTALQPVIEVGNPLGEYPDRSWERVYHDQYRYDSSFTWCCSPNDTHGCRVRAFVRNGVVMRVEQNYDHQTYEDLYGNRGTFAHNPRMCLKGFTFHRRVYGPYRLKGPLMRKGWKQWMDDGSPELTPDVKRKYKFDSRFLDDLNRVSWDTAFTYVAKGAVIIATRYSGEAGARRLREQGYAPEMIEMMKGAGVRTFKHRAGMPVLGIIGKMMNTRFNGGCLPLLDSWIRKVDAEKAQGGKYYSNYTWHGDQDPSHPFWNGTQNCDVDLSDMRFSKLNTSWGKNFVENKMPEAHWKLESIERGARIVVITPEYNPTAYRADYWIPLRPETDGANFLGAAKIIFDENLQDIDYIKEFTDLPLLIRTDTLQYLDPRDVLADYKFPDFSKSYSGRIQSLKPEQIERLGGMMVWDMAKGQAVPLHREQVGFHFKASGIDPALTGSHRVKLLNGREIDVMPLYQMYQVHLQDYDLDTTHQITRAPKDLIVRWARDSGTIKPAAMHNGEGVCHYFHMTEMGRAAAFIMTITGNIGKFGTGCHTWSGNYKAGIWNAVPWSGAGLAVHTGEDPFNLTLDANAHGKEIKTRSYYYGEEVGYWNHGDTALIVNTPKYGRKVFTGKTHMPSPSKVRWVTNVNILNNAKHHYDMVKNVDPNIEMIVTQDIEMTSDVNHADVAFACNSWMEFTYPEMTGTVSNPWIQIWKGGIRPLYDTRNDADTFAGVAAKLAEMTGDARFRGVFHFVYMNRVDVYPQRMLDASATCYGYSADVMLKSEKGWMVMGRTYPRHPLWEETNESKPQWTRSGRIETYRVEPEAIEYGENFIVHREGPECTPYLPNAIFSNNPFIRPDDYGIPITAQHHDDKHVRNIKLPWAEIKRHPNPLWEKGYQFYCVTPKTRHRVHSQWSVNDWVQIYESNFGDPYRMDKRTPGVGEHQLHINPQAAKDRGINDGDYVFVDGNPVDRPYRGWKPSDPFYKVSRLMIRAKYNPAYPYHVTMAKHAPYVATAKSVKGHETRPDGRAIAVDTGYQSNFRYGAQQSFTRNWLMPMHQTDSLPGKHTIAWKFKWGYAIDHHGINTVPKECLIRITKAEDGGIGARGPWEPVRTGFTPGQENEFMIKWLKGEHIKIKV comes from the coding sequence GAGACAGTTTCTCAAAATTTCAGCGGGCACCGTGGCGGCCGTGGCCGTCGCGGACAAAGTCCTCGCACTGACCGCGCTGCAGCCGGTCATCGAGGTGGGCAACCCGCTGGGTGAGTACCCGGATCGGTCCTGGGAGCGTGTGTATCACGACCAGTACCGGTACGATTCATCCTTTACCTGGTGCTGTTCCCCGAACGACACGCACGGCTGTCGCGTCCGGGCCTTCGTCCGCAACGGCGTCGTCATGCGGGTGGAACAGAACTACGACCACCAGACCTACGAAGACCTCTATGGCAACCGCGGGACGTTCGCGCATAACCCGCGCATGTGCTTGAAAGGCTTCACCTTCCACCGCCGCGTGTACGGACCCTATCGCTTGAAGGGGCCGTTGATGCGGAAAGGCTGGAAGCAGTGGATGGACGATGGCTCCCCCGAGCTGACGCCCGACGTGAAGCGCAAGTACAAGTTCGACAGCCGCTTCTTGGACGACCTCAACCGGGTGTCGTGGGATACGGCCTTCACCTATGTGGCCAAAGGCGCCGTGATCATCGCGACGCGCTACAGCGGAGAAGCCGGAGCCCGTCGGCTCCGCGAGCAGGGGTATGCGCCGGAAATGATCGAAATGATGAAGGGCGCGGGCGTGCGGACCTTCAAGCATCGCGCCGGCATGCCGGTTCTCGGCATCATCGGCAAGATGATGAACACCCGGTTCAACGGCGGCTGCTTGCCGTTGCTCGATTCCTGGATCCGCAAAGTCGATGCCGAAAAGGCGCAAGGCGGCAAGTACTACTCCAACTACACCTGGCACGGCGACCAGGATCCGTCCCATCCGTTCTGGAACGGGACCCAGAATTGCGACGTGGACCTCTCCGACATGCGCTTCTCCAAGCTGAACACCAGCTGGGGCAAGAACTTCGTCGAGAACAAGATGCCGGAAGCGCACTGGAAGCTCGAATCCATCGAGCGCGGCGCGCGTATCGTCGTCATTACGCCGGAGTACAACCCCACGGCCTACCGCGCCGACTACTGGATTCCGTTGCGGCCGGAGACCGATGGTGCGAACTTCCTCGGTGCTGCAAAGATCATCTTCGATGAAAACTTGCAAGACATCGATTACATCAAGGAATTTACCGACCTGCCGTTGCTCATTCGGACGGATACGCTCCAGTATCTCGATCCACGCGACGTGCTGGCCGACTACAAGTTCCCGGATTTCTCCAAGAGCTATTCGGGACGGATCCAGTCCTTGAAGCCGGAGCAAATCGAACGGCTCGGCGGCATGATGGTCTGGGACATGGCGAAGGGCCAAGCGGTCCCGCTGCACCGGGAGCAAGTGGGCTTCCACTTCAAGGCCAGCGGCATTGATCCCGCGTTGACCGGCTCCCATCGGGTGAAATTGCTCAATGGCCGGGAAATCGACGTGATGCCGCTCTATCAGATGTATCAGGTGCACCTCCAGGACTATGACCTGGATACCACTCACCAGATCACCCGCGCGCCGAAGGACCTCATCGTCCGGTGGGCACGGGATTCGGGCACGATCAAGCCGGCCGCGATGCATAACGGCGAAGGCGTCTGCCACTATTTCCACATGACGGAAATGGGACGGGCGGCGGCGTTCATTATGACCATCACCGGCAACATCGGCAAATTCGGCACGGGCTGCCATACCTGGTCCGGCAACTACAAGGCCGGCATCTGGAACGCCGTGCCCTGGTCCGGCGCGGGCCTCGCGGTGCATACCGGCGAAGATCCGTTCAACCTGACCTTGGATGCGAATGCGCACGGCAAAGAGATCAAGACTCGTTCCTATTACTATGGTGAAGAAGTCGGGTACTGGAACCATGGTGATACGGCCTTGATCGTCAACACGCCGAAGTACGGTCGTAAGGTGTTCACCGGCAAGACCCACATGCCGAGCCCCAGCAAAGTCCGCTGGGTCACCAACGTGAACATTCTGAACAACGCCAAACACCACTATGACATGGTGAAAAACGTCGATCCGAACATCGAGATGATCGTCACGCAAGACATCGAGATGACCTCGGACGTCAACCATGCCGACGTGGCGTTTGCGTGTAACTCGTGGATGGAGTTTACCTATCCGGAAATGACGGGCACGGTCTCCAATCCGTGGATTCAGATCTGGAAGGGCGGCATCCGTCCGCTGTACGACACCCGCAACGATGCGGACACCTTCGCCGGCGTCGCCGCCAAGTTGGCGGAAATGACCGGGGATGCGCGCTTCCGCGGCGTCTTCCACTTCGTGTACATGAACCGCGTCGATGTCTATCCGCAGCGGATGCTGGATGCCAGCGCCACCTGCTACGGGTACAGCGCGGACGTCATGTTGAAGTCGGAAAAGGGGTGGATGGTCATGGGCCGCACCTATCCGCGGCATCCGCTCTGGGAAGAGACCAACGAGTCCAAGCCCCAGTGGACGCGGTCGGGTCGTATCGAGACCTACCGTGTCGAGCCGGAAGCCATCGAGTACGGCGAAAACTTCATCGTCCACCGGGAAGGCCCGGAGTGTACGCCGTATCTGCCGAATGCGATTTTCTCCAACAATCCGTTCATTCGGCCGGATGACTACGGTATTCCGATCACCGCGCAGCACCATGATGACAAGCACGTGCGGAACATCAAGCTGCCGTGGGCGGAAATCAAGCGGCATCCGAACCCGTTGTGGGAAAAGGGCTACCAGTTCTACTGCGTCACGCCCAAGACCCGGCACCGGGTGCATAGCCAATGGTCGGTGAACGACTGGGTGCAGATTTATGAGTCGAACTTCGGCGATCCGTACCGCATGGACAAACGGACGCCGGGTGTCGGCGAACACCAGTTGCACATCAACCCGCAAGCGGCGAAAGACCGCGGCATCAACGACGGCGACTACGTCTTTGTCGACGGTAACCCGGTGGACCGGCCCTATCGTGGCTGGAAGCCCTCGGATCCGTTCTATAAGGTGTCCCGTCTGATGATCCGGGCCAAGTACAACCCGGCGTATCCCTACCACGTCACGATGGCCAAGCATGCGCCGTACGTCGCCACGGCGAAGTCGGTGAAGGGCCACGAGACGCGGCCAGACGGACGCGCCATCGCGGTGGACACCGGCTATCAGTCCAACTTCCGGTACGGCGCCCAACAGTCGTTTACCAGAAACTGGCTGATGCCGATGCACCAGACCGACTCACTCCCCGGCAAACACACGATTGCCTGGAAGTTCAAGTGGGGCTATGCCATCGATCACCACGGCATCAACACGGTTCCGAAGGAATGCTTGATCCGCATCACCAAGGCGGAAGACGGCGGCATCGGAGCCCGTGGGCCGTGGGAACCAGTCCGGACCGGCTTCACACCGGGCCAGGAAAACGAGTTCATGATCAAGTGGCTTAAGGGTGAACATATCAAGATCAAGGTCTAG